The Xenopus tropicalis strain Nigerian chromosome 7, UCB_Xtro_10.0, whole genome shotgun sequence genome includes a region encoding these proteins:
- the LOC100493187 gene encoding olfactory receptor 1019-like produces MFSSSSSLWQGDSAILIQNKSGAAGFLIVGFSDSPELQGPLFLFFLLIYLVTVWGNLLLILLISTDSHLQKPMYFFLCNLSCLDISYGSLTSPYLLHIFSTGDNSISFTMCMVQLYFFGSFATMEYLLLTTMAYDRYVAICKPLFYPQVMNQRTCILLAAAAWIGGLLAGAPVSVLISALTFCASNIINHFFCDVTPLLKLSCDDTSTVETVVFLQGVFLLFSCFILTIISYIYIISAILKITSTEGRHKTFSTCGSHLTALTLFYVLLACVYMKPASSYSLDEGKVLSVLYVNVIPMLNPIIYSLRNKDVKKAFTELQRRWFC; encoded by the coding sequence AtgttttcatcatcatcatcgctTTGGCAGGGAGACTCAGCCATATTGATCCAAAACAAGAGCGGTGCCGCTGGGTTCCTTATTGTGGGATTTTCAGACTCCCCAGAACTACAGGGGCCGCTCTTTTTGTTCTTCCTACTCATCTACCTTGTGACTGTGTGGGGAAATCTTCTACTTATTTTATTAATCTCCACTGACTCCCACTTACAAAAGCCCATGTACTTTTTCCTCTGTAACTTATCATGTTTAGACATCTCATATGGTTCTCTCACTTCACCGTATTTGCTGCACATTTTCAGCACAGGCGATAATAGCATCTCCTTTACGATGTGCATGGTCCAACTTTACTTCTTCGGCTCTTTTGCAACCATGGAATATTTGCTGCTCACCACTATGGCATATGACCGGTACGTGGCCATCTGCAAACCGTTATTTTATCCCCAGGTTATGAACCAAAGGACATGCATATTATTGGCTGCTGCTGCTTGGATAGGTGGGTTGTTAGCAGGGGCCCCAGTATCAGTTTTAATTTCTGCTCTCACTTTCTGTGCATCAAACATTATCAATCACTTCTTTTGTGATGTCACTCCCTTGCTGAAGTTATCCTGTGATGATACGTCTACTGTTGAGACTGTAGTGTTTCTCCAAGGTGTCTTTCTCTTGTTTAGCTGTTTCATTCTTACAATAATATCCTACATATACATCATATCTGCAATTCTGAAAATAACCTCCACTGAGGGCAGACACAAAACCTTCTCCACTTGTGGATCCCACCTCACTGCACTTACACTTTTCTATGTCCTACTTGCCTGTGTTTATATGAAACCAGCTTCTTCATATTCATTGGATGAAGGGAAAGTCCTCTCAGTTCTTTATGTGAATGTCATACCCATGTTAAACCCAATCATATACAGCTTGAGGAACAAGGATGTAAAAAAAGCTTTTACTGAACTGCAAAGGAGATGGTTCTGCTGA
- the LOC100493515 gene encoding olfactory receptor 1019-like, whose translation MYLSLSSSSSSLLWQGDSTILIQNKSGAAGFLIVGFSDSPELQGPLFLFFLLIYLVTVWGNLLLISLISTDSHLQTPMYFFLCNLSCLDISYSSVTAPYLLHIFSTGKNYIPFTMCMVQLYFFSSLATMEYMLLTTMAYDRYVAICRPLFYPQVMNQRTCILLAAAAWIGGLLAGAPLVILISALTYCKSNIINHFFCDLTPLLKLSCDDTSTVEFVMFLQGVSLLFSCFSLTMMSYIYIISAILKITSVEGRYKTFSTCGSHLTAVTLFYILLACVYMKPPSLYSLDEGKVVSILYVNIIPMLNPIIYSLRNKDVKKALNELPRRWFYNRIA comes from the coding sequence ATGTatttatcattatcatcatcatcatcatcacttcTATGGCAAGGAGACTCAACCATATTGATCCAAAACAAGAGCGGTGCCGCTGGGTTCCTTATTGTGGGATTTTCAGACTCCCCAGAACTACAGGGGCCGCTCTTTTTGTTCTTCCTACTCATCTACCTTGTGACTGTGTGGGGAAATCTTCTACTTATTTCATTAATCTCCACTGACTCCCACTTACAAACCCCCATGTACTTTTTCCTCTGTAACTTATCATGTTTAGACATCTCATATAGTTCCGTCACTGCCCCATATTTGCTGCACATTTTCAGCACAGGCAAAAATTACATCCCCTTTACGATGTGCATGGTCCAACTTTACTTCTTCAGCTCTTTAGCAACCATGGaatacatgttgctcaccactatGGCATATGACCGGTATGTGGCCATCTGTAGACCGTTATTTTATCCCCAGGTTATGAACCAAAGGACATGCATATTATTGGCTGCTGCTGCTTGGATAGGTGGGTTGTTAGCAGGGGCCCCACTAGTAATTTTAATTTCTGCTCTCACTTACTGTAAATCAAACATTATCAATCACTTCTTTTGTGACCTCACTCCCTTGTTGAAGTTATCCTGTGATGATACGTCTACTGTTGAGTTTGTAATGTTTCTTCAAGGTGTCTCTCTCTTGTTTAGCTGTTTTTCTCTTACAATGATGTCCTACATATACATCATATCTGCAATCCTCAAGATAACCTCAGTTGAAGGAAGATACAAAACCTTCTCCACATGTGGATCCCACCTCACTGCAGTTACCCTCTTTTATATCCTACTTGCCTGTGTTTATATGAAACCACCATCTTTATATTCATTGGATGAAGGGAAAGTAGTTTCAATTCTGTATGTGAATATCATACCCATGTTAAACCCAATCATATACAGCTTGAGGAACAAGGATGTGAAAAAAGCTTTGAATGAACTGCCAAGGAGATGGTTCTACAATAGAATAGCTTAG
- the LOC101733936 gene encoding olfactory receptor 1019-like, which translates to MYSSSSSSSSSLLWQGDSDIFIQNKSGAAGFHIVGFSDSPELQGPLFLFFLLIYLVTVWGNLLLISLISTDSHLQKPMYFFLCNLSCLDISYSSVTAPYLLHIFSTGDNNISFTMCMVQLYFFGSFATMEYLLLTTMAYDRYVAICRPLFYPRVMNQRTCILLATAAWIGGFLSGTLVTILISALTFCASNIINHFFCDVTPLLKLSCDDTSTVETVVFLQGVFLLFSCFILTIISYIYIISSILKMTSTEGRHKTFSTCGSHLTALTLFYVLLACVYMKPASSYSLDEGKVLSVLYVNVIPMLNPIIYSLRNKDVKKAFTELRRRWFC; encoded by the coding sequence AtgtattcatcatcatcatcatcatcatcatcacttcTATGGCAAGGAGACTCAGATATATTTATCCAAAACAAGAGCGGTGCCGCTGGGTTCCATATTGTGGGATTTTCAGACTCCCCAGAACTACAGGGGCCGCTCTTTTTGTTCTTCCTACTCATCTACCTTGTGACTGTGTGGGGAAATCTTCTACTTATTTCATTAATCTCCACTGACTCCCACTTACAAAAGCCCATGTACTTTTTCCTCTGTAACTTATCATGTTTAGACATCTCATATAGTTCCGTCACTGCCCCATATTTGCTGCACATTTTCAGCACAGGCGATAATAACATCTCCTTTACGATGTGCATGGTCCAACTTTACTTCTTCGGCTCTTTTGCAACCATGGAATATCTGTTACTCACCACTATGGCATATGACCGGTACGTGGCCATCTGTAGACCGTTATTTTATCCCCGGGTTATGAACCAAAGGACATGCATATTATTGGCTACTGCTGCTTGGATAGGTGGGTTTTTATCAGGCACCCTAGTAACCATCTTAATTTCTGCTCTCACTTTCTGTGCATCGAACATTATCAATCACTTCTTTTGTGATGTCACTCCCTTGCTGAAGTTATCCTGTGATGATACGTCTACTGTTGAGACTGTAGTGTTTCTTCAAGGTGTCTTTCTCTTGTTTAGCTGTTTCATTCTTACAATAATATCCTACATATACATCATATCGTCAATCCTGAAAATGACCTCCACTGAGGGCAGACACAAAACCTTCTCCACATGTGGATCCCACCTCACTGCACTTACACTTTTCTATGTCCTACTTGCCTGTGTTTATATGAAACCAGCTTCTTCATATTCATTGGATGAAGGGAAAGTCCTCTCAGTTCTGTATGTGAATGTCATACCCATGTTAAACCCAATCATATACAGCTTGAGGAACAAGGATGTAAAAAAAGCTTTTACTGAACTGCGAAGGAGATGGTTCTGCTGA